A genomic stretch from Solenopsis invicta isolate M01_SB chromosome 15, UNIL_Sinv_3.0, whole genome shotgun sequence includes:
- the LOC105197569 gene encoding thymosin beta isoform X2 yields the protein MSSPSLKDLPKVALDLKSELEGFNHGCMKKAATAEKNVLPSAEDVAAEKTQQTLIAGIEKFDTASLKHTETQEKNPLPDKDAIQQEKGKQQLISGIENFDPAKLKHAETLEKNPLPTKEAIDAEKVAA from the exons ATGTCGAGTCCGTCGTTGAAGGACCTCCCTAAAGTAGCTCTAGACCTGAAAAGCGAATTGGAAGGTTTCAATCATGGCTGCATGAAGAAAGCTGCTACTGCCGAAAAGAATGTTTTACCTTCTGCTGAAG ACGTTGCTGCAGAGAAAACCCAGCAGACGTTGATCGCCGGCATCGAAAAGTTTGACACTGCAAGTCTGAAGCACACCGAGACGCAGGAGAAAAACCCGTTACCCGATAAAGATG CGATCCAGCAAGAAAAGGGGAAGCAACAGCTAATCTCCGGTATTGAGAATTTCGATCCAGCGAAGCTGAAGCATGCGGAAACCCTCGAGAAAAATCCTCTGCCCACCAAAGAAG CGATCGACGCCGAGAAGGTAGCCGCTTAG
- the LOC105197569 gene encoding thymosin beta isoform X1: MSSPSLKDLPKVALDLKSELEGFNHGCMKKAATAEKNVLPSAEDVRQERQHTELIHGVETFKTDQLKHADTKEKIVLPNAKDVAAEKTQQTLIAGIEKFDTASLKHTETQEKNPLPDKDAIQQEKGKQQLISGIENFDPAKLKHAETLEKNPLPTKEAIDAEKVAA; encoded by the exons ATGTCGAGTCCGTCGTTGAAGGACCTCCCTAAAGTAGCTCTAGACCTGAAAAGCGAATTGGAAGGTTTCAATCATGGCTGCATGAAGAAAGCTGCTACTGCCGAAAAGAATGTTTTACCTTCTGCTGAAG ACGTGCGACAGGAGCGGCAGCATACCGAGTTGATACATGGCGTGGAAACCTTTAAGACAGATCAGTTGAAGCACGCCGACACGAAAGAGAAGATTGTATTGCCTAACGCCAAAG ACGTTGCTGCAGAGAAAACCCAGCAGACGTTGATCGCCGGCATCGAAAAGTTTGACACTGCAAGTCTGAAGCACACCGAGACGCAGGAGAAAAACCCGTTACCCGATAAAGATG CGATCCAGCAAGAAAAGGGGAAGCAACAGCTAATCTCCGGTATTGAGAATTTCGATCCAGCGAAGCTGAAGCATGCGGAAACCCTCGAGAAAAATCCTCTGCCCACCAAAGAAG CGATCGACGCCGAGAAGGTAGCCGCTTAG